In Solanum pennellii chromosome 7, SPENNV200, the following are encoded in one genomic region:
- the LOC107025005 gene encoding uncharacterized protein LOC107025005 → MAIDLGVQELIVLGDSDLLIQQAQGEWKTRDLKLLPYRQCVEHLSKRFMYIEFRYIPRFHNDLADALATLASMLPYPGNTYITPLEIQVRDQHGYCNTVEEEPDGEPCDAEEAEKIMNEVHAGVCGPHMNGYVLAKKILRTGVAPHGCSLALCAWGMDVIGPIEPKASNGHRFILVAIDYFTKWVEAITLKAVTKKAVVDFVHSNIICRFGIPRAIITDNAANLNSNLMKEVCEQFKIVHHNSTPYRPKANRVVAAANKNIKKILRRMVQGIRQWHEKLPFALLGYRTTVRTSIGATPYLLVYGTEAVIPAEVKIPSLRIIVEAEIEDIEWVKTRLERLALIDEKRLTAVCFGQLYQQRMARAYNKRCTQDTLK, encoded by the exons ATGGCAATAGATTTGGGTGTGCAAGAATTAATTGTGTTGGGAGATTCTGATTTGCTTATCCAACAAGCTCAAGGCGAATGGAAAACTCGAGACCTCAAGCTCCTTCCATACAGACAATGTGTGGAACATCTTAGCAAAAGGTTCATGTACATCGAGTTTAGATACATCCCCAGGTTTCATAATGATTTGGCTGATGCCTTGGCTACTTTGGCCTCAATGCTTCCCTATCCGGGAAACACTTACATCACCCCATTAGAGATTCAAGTTCGGGACCAACATGGCTATTGTAATACAGTGGAAGAAGAACCTGATGGTGAGCCATG tgaTGCTGAAGAAGCCgagaaaattatgaatgaagtgCACGCTGGGGTATGTGGACCACACATGAACGGATATGTCCTTGCAAAAAAGATACTCCGAACAGG AGTTGCACCCCATGGCTGCTCGTTGGCCCTTTGTGCATGGGGAATGGATGTAATCGGACCAATTGAGCCAAAAGCCTCTAACGGACATCGATTTATTTTGGTTGCAATTGATTACTTCACCAAATGGGTGGAGGCGATAACTTTGAAAGCAGTCACTAAAAAGGCGGTCGTGGATTTTGTTCATTCAAACATTATTTGTCGATTTGGTATCCCAAGAGCTATCATCACAGATAATGCTGCAAACCTCAATAGTAATCTGATGAAGGAGGTATGCGAGCAGTTCAAAATTGTGCACCACAATTCTACTCCATACCGACCAAAAGCCAACAGAGTTGTGGCGGCAgccaacaagaatatcaaaaagattCTTAGAAGGATGGTTCAAGGCATTAGACAATGGCATGAGAAGCTTCCTTTTGCACTTTTAGGATATCGCACAACAGTGCGTACCTCGATTGGTGCAACTCCTTATTTGCTGGTGTATGGAACTGAGGCTGTGATTCCAGCAGAAGTCAAAATTCCATCTCTTCGAATTATTGTCGAGGCtgaaattgaagatattgaatGGGTCAAAACCCGACTAGAGCGACTCGCATTGATAGACGAGAAACGATTGACGGCTGTCTGTTTTGGTCAGCTTTATCAGCAAAGGATGGCTCGTGCATACAACAAAAGGTGCACCCAAGACACTTTGAAGTAG
- the LOC107025006 gene encoding uncharacterized protein LOC107025006, with protein MEGTSSPSQAPLNEQELVDIFIEAQDPDYFHHLTYAMGRPFHTAIKIGEMVESGLKTGRIVSQAAIKATTQAIQGGSTSFGNLKRKEEVISLASGSRGAQRKSNCPYTSKKKFTPLGESYSSLFQKLRKIEAIECIPPHRLNPNALGFQAKEKCEYHSGAPGHSTDNCWTLKGAIEKLIEHGVVVVTDDQNTSNVTNNPLSSETNLVGMVCDDQEYKLLSKMGKLFRKIGKEDKSMKSLERVASLSVEGINLDTKVLCVPGVSKGIEVRAASPKLYVSKGFSLTQHDQSGLTKLKETIFVKPVQQLPVIDAKVVPWNYNKTAVVYRGKEIFEEVGEEGGLTRSGRCYSPEELRKGKMTENIQVPLKKAVTEEENVEFLKKLKVPDYSVLEQLKKTPAQISLLSLLLHSNEHRLVLNKVLNEAHVAKETTVNQLENMTKRVFESNIITFTNDELPKEGAGHNKALHLTVTCEGCYVKRVMIDGGSGVDICPLSTLQSLKVYTDKICPNNVFVQAYDVSRRDTIG; from the exons ATGGAGGGAACAAGCAGCCCGAGTCAAGCCCCATTAAATGAGCAAGAATTGGTTGATATCTTCATAGAGGCTCAAGATCCTGACTACTTCCACCACCTCACATACGCAATGGGAAGACCGTTTCACACAGCAATCAAAATTGGAGAAATGGTCGAAAGTGGTCTCAAAACAGGAAGGATTGTGAGCCAAGCGGCAATCAAAGCTACCACACAGGCCATTCAAGGTGGTTCAACAAGTTTTGGAAATCTCAAAAGGAAAGAGGAAGTTATTTCACTGGCATCAGGGTCAAGGGGAGCTCAGAGAAAGTCTAATTGTCCTTACACATCA AAAAAGAAATTCACTCCACTGGGAGAGTCGTACTCCAGCTTGTTTCAAAAGTTAAGAAAGATAGAAGCAATTGAGTGTATCCCACCACATCGTCTGAATCCAAATGCTCTAGGTTTCCAAGCCAAAGAAAAATGTGAATACCATTCAGGAGCCCCAGGACACAGCACTGATAATTGTTGGACCTTGAAGGGAGCAATAGAAAAGTTGATCGAGCATGGAGTTGTTGTTGTGACGGATGATCAAAACACTTCCAATGTGACCAATAACCCACTTTCATCTGAAACCAACTTAGTGGGTATGGTTTGTGATGATCAAGAGTACAAACTCCTCAGCAAAATGGGAAAGTTGTTTAGGAAGATCGGAAAAGAAGACAAGTCAATGAAGAGTTTAGAACGAGTTGCATCTCTGAGTGTGGAAGGTATCAATCTTGACACCAAAGTCTTGTGCGTCCCGGGGGTTTCAAAGGGGATTGAAGTTAGAGCAGCTTCGCCAAAGTTGTATGTATCAAAAGGCTTTTCATTAACACAACATGACCAAAGTGGCTTGACCAAGTTGAAAGAGACTATTTTTGTTAAGCCCGTTCAACAACTTCCAGTAATTGATGCAAAGGTTGTCCCTTGGAACTATAACAAAACCGCAGTGGTTTATCGAGGAAAGGAGATTTTCGAAGAAGTTGGTGAAGAGGGGGGCTTGACACGCTCTGGAAGATGTTATTCTCCAGAAGAATTAAGAAAAGGGAAGATGACTGAAAATATCCAAGTACCACTAAAGAAAGCAGTTACTGAAGAAGAAAATGTAGAATTTCTAAAAAAGCTTAAGGTTCCAGATTACTCTGTCTTGGAACAATTGAAGAAGACGCCTGCACAGATTTCACTGTTGTCTCTACTTTTGCACTCAAATGAACATCGTCTTGTGTTGAATAAGGTTTTGAATGAAGCACATGTGGCAAAAGAGACAACAGTAAATCAGTTGGAGAATATGACCAAGCGTGTCTTCGAGTCAAACATCATCACTTTCACTAATGATGAGTTGCCCAAGGAGGGAGCTGGACACAATAAAGCTTTGCATCTTACAGTGACATGTGAAGGTTGCTATGTAAAGAGGGTCATGATAGATGGAGGGTCAGGGGTAGACATATGTCCTCTTTCTACGCTGCAAAGCTTGAAAGTTTACACTGACAAAATTTGCCCCAATAATGTATTTGTGCAAGCTTATGACGTCTCAAGGAGGGATACCATTGGTTAA